taaaaatgttataagatgaaacacaattattaaacaaacaataaaaaatacataaagataattacattttaaaataaacaaaactaattaataaaataaactcccCTTTAATTCTCCTGTGGTCTTAGAGCGACTCAAGAGGAGCGCAGCAGATGTCACAGTTGGACAGCGAGGAAGTGGGGAGGTTTCCcatcagaccgtcagttcccaaaaccacacacaaagaaaaaatacaaatctaatATGTCACAGTAACTTTATATTGACTTGCATTGTGAAACATTATGGAGAAACCAACAGCAGCACTGTGcacaacagatttattttacctTCCTAATTATCTCAGTCGAAATCAATGACAGAATACTCAGAGATTCCCATTAAAAGTTTCACTCATTCGTCTGTGAAAGTTAAATACATcaattctgattattatttttactttttttgttgttcaaataaaattaaatccgTTGCTTTACAGGtcctctgactttatttttagcttgGACGTTGGAAATGAAAGCTGAGCCTCTCCACTGACAGGTGAGGTTCAACATAAGAACAGGTCTAATTGTTTGGTCTCTGAGGCCGTAGATAAGGGAGCTCAGGCATTTAGGCAGGACAATGCCACAAACATAAAGGACAATCTGCATGTTCACAGCTTGAACCCTGTCTAGATTATTTGAGATAACTATGAGCAATGAGTTGTGCATTGTTGAGGACAGTGTGAGgcccagctgcagcagatgcagcagcagagtTCTTCGCGCCTTGTTGGCTGAAGCTTTGTCTGTGGAGGCCGAGCGAGCTGCTACAATGATCCCAGTATAGGAGAAAATAACGGTTATACCACCTAGTACACACAGAAAATAGGTGACAgctctgttaaaaataatagaagCTGGATCAACAAACACATTCTCTTTACCACAGAAGTCTTGCATCTGGACTGGGCTCACATcgtgtaaaaacatttttaaagctagACTCAACTGCATAAAGTCTTTTAGTGAACTGAAACACCAGATGACACAAATAACCACTCCTGTGTTTTTGGTGGTGATCAACACACTGTGTCTGAATGGAAAGCACACAGCTACGTATCTCTCTAGACACATAACCACCAGTGTGATGACAGAAACGCTGAGTGTGAGGCTGTTGAATGAAACTAAAACCACACATACAGAATACAGCAGGGTTACTCTAAAGGTAGACAGTAAAAACATGGACTGACTGTGTGCCAGCTGGACGGTGTCTGAAAACAGAAGGTTAAACAGTAGAATAAAACGAGACGTCTCTCGAAACGCCTCTTTACTCCTCAAGGTGTACAACATTGTCACATTGatgaaaagaaacacacagcatGGCAGCGTTGTCACCGTGGAAAAAAACACCACTCCTAGGAGTCCCTGACGCTGCAGATTAAAAGTTGTGTTCAACTGAGTTTGATTAGAGGAGGACATGTTtaccaaatcaaacacattaatttcaatcagaacaaaaacataaatgaaaacatgtgctgtacacaaaaaagtatttcataGTAATAGTCTAGATTGTAATGAAGTTCatgtctttaaaacaaacagcagcccTCCTTTGCAAACTCTTACCTGGGAGAGTTTGCCTAATTTGTCTTTCTGTAGCTTATATTTATCTAATCAGAGACAAATTATCTTAGACCGGTGTGATGTCTAATTGGCTGATGGTGTTGGAACACCTGCCCCTTTTATCTTTCTGTCCTGCATACCAATTTGTAAACTATAGAGTTTTGTAATGGTCTTGGCccaagggcgtaggtttggtgctgccgccgccgccgccattTTTGACCAGTGGGGGGAGAGGGGGGCACCACATTGGCTTAATAAGCTGTCTGAGCATACtatgtgaaaaatattacataattaacagtAGTGATGgtctatctgaagccaggcttcgaggcttgtaccgagtaataagggggcgtgtcaatgaagccccgcttcgagacttgtgtcgtcttgctgaaaaccacgtaactggcaacaaacgaggcctcgcattgcatgggtcacgtgactgcttcattttgcgtgtcggttttcaaaataaaagcgtgatgagccaCTGTTTGATCGCATGAgtggagtatttgtcttcataagtggccgaaataaaagaaaccttttatagttcatgtgtattaatgattttgatgatgacactcatcaaagtgtaatgtttgttaccagttttctcaatggttgattgtggcatattttatgactttatatttatgtttttattaagtaaaacattttgacagtgcactgttgctgaaatgtgctacacaaataaacttgatttaaatggagccagcaagaagaaaaaatctgacatcagtgACAACtttgagatgattcactcacaagattcttaaataacaataattaaacccttcacatccaaaattctcaccttcttgaaatttccactatttctttgttctgcaaaaatatatcagtcttgcacagcagaaacagactgaaAGCTGTTGGAcgagtaaaattctggcttatgagtaaaaatataagggatcagatcagaaagccaatagaaagtttttcaggaggcaaatcaaaactcaaagaaaactgtctgccccaacaagcactgcactccgagtacaccaaaacaaatgtctactgttaaatcagtcaatgacagaagaaaacagccattaggattggcaacaaataattttaataactaaaacagattagttaaataggatttaattgactctcctgttactaaacgtgagtttgacaaaaactttgggACAATATCGCacttactaattgtttttaaatatgtctgtctgagtaCCAAGGCTGTCACAGcttcaccagcagatgtcactagtgagaaatgaatgaagcatcgagtaattaacttttgggcaaagcaatgggccggaAGCTTCATTgtttcatgaggcttcatttgcccATCACTAATTAACAGAcctattctacctcacattccgtgctgaccttactaaacaccggactttacaacaaatgcgttgcgtgatagatatctaacttatggctccactcactgtacttacagccgaggtagcgaaataacttctaatgtctgtcgtccttttctcttttggtgGCGACAtggtctcggagactcataataaatgtcaaactcagaaggagacgcgttcactttcagcaccatggaccaaGCTTCGTGTgtccagctggccgccgcctgttgcagccaatcaaagatCCACGTTCCttgagccaatagcggcatgggtcgtcatagttcataacagcgaattttaaaatgaatgctaccactgcgtagtatattgaaatattaaactaatcaatgtagattttcgtttatttattttgttttgttaaaaaaatacatatatatatatacatatacatatatatacatatatatatatatatatatacatatacatatatatacatatatatatatatatatacatatacatatatatacatatatatatatatatatatatatatatatatatatatacatatatatacatatacatatatatacatatatatatatacatatatatatgtatatatatatatatatatatatatatatatatatatatatatatatatatatatgtttgtgtatatatatatatatatatatatatataatttttttttaattaatatggcaaaagttggtcgggactattttatatcccttgaatattaGTTGTGACGACCGTCCATACCCATACGCCCATGCTTGGCCTGTTGTtagattaaatgatttaaaaattgatCAAGTTgatataaatactgtaaaacatACTACTGTTGGATTAGTACGCTTTGTCCTATGTGGTTTTAGAGGAACATATATTCAAGGCTAACCTTCAACAGGCCAGACTTATTGAAGAGATTGATTGGAATATATACAACTAAACTCTGTTAGTCCTTCACTACCTCTAGTGACATCCTTAGAAGAGTTTCTGTCGGATATTCTAAGACAATGAACTGTAAGGGTTTAGGTTTCTGTGTACAAAGggttgaatatttaaaataataaaatgccagaatgtaaagtttttatgtaaaacaaaataatcagctgatctGAGTCCTTATTATCTTTGGGTCAACAAtgaatttaaaagacaaaattaagtATCAGTGTTTATTTGAGTCCataggaaccagaacctcaaaGTTCTTCATTGCTGAGTGTTGCTGCATCACATATTGCCCACAATAAAAAGGAACAGAGCAAATAATGACAAAGCTCACTAGCTAAGGTAAAACTGGACCGCACATCAACTGATTAGTGTGCGACTTTCCAGTTAAAAAGGGGCTTTAGTGTATTTCAGGTACAATATTCTGCGTTGGTACGGGAGACTAATACTGTGATAACTGACGAAATCAAACCGTTTACTTGATTATAAATGTCTTCACTAGTGTCCCTTAGTTTAGTCAAGTTCTGACTTCCACTAGAATCctggtaaatataaaaataactaaaacaattaaaaggaggttttatttatacatttaaagaGTTATAGTTTGGTACAATGAGTATGCCATTTATGAAAGGTAAATCAAATCAATAGACTCACTTATACAATTTTTTatagtgtttttctttatttcattgttttctccTCAAACAGGCTTTCACctcatattaatgtttttaatacattacagttttccatccatcttcttccgcttatccggggtcgggtcatgtgggtagcagcttcagaagggaggcccagacttccctctccccagccacttccaccagctcctctggaggaatcccaagttgttcccaggccagccgagagacatagtccctccggcgtgtcctgggtcttcctcctcccggtgggacgtgcccagaacacctcaccagggaggcgtccaggaggcatcctgaccagatgcccgagccacctcaactggcccctctcgacttGAAGGaacagcggctctactctgagtccctcccggatgactgagcttctcaccctatctctaagggagagcccagccaccctacggagaaaacccatttcagctgcttgtatccgcgatctcgttcttttggtcatgacccaaagctcatgaccatagatgagggtgggaacgtagatcgaccggtaaatcgagagcttcgctttttggctcagctctctcttcaccacgacggaccggtacagcgcccgcttgacggcagacgctgcaccaatccgcctgtcgatctcccgctcccttcttcccccattcgtgaacaagatcccgagatacttgaactcctccacttggggcaggacacccccccgacccggagaaggcactctacccttttccggctcaagaccatggcctcggatttggaggcactgatcgccatcccagccgcttcacactcggcctcgaaccgctccagcgagagctgcagatcacgtcccgatgaagccaaaaggaccacatcatccgcaaaaagcagagatgcaatcctaaggccaccaaaactgatcccctcaacaccctggctgcgcctagaaattctgtccataaaattaatgaacagaatcggtgacaaagcgcagccctggcggagtccaactctcaccggaaacgagcccgacttactgccggcaatgtggacctgactctgacaccggtcgtacagggacctgacagcccgtatcaaagagcccggtaccccatactcccggagaacccccacagggctccccgagggacacggtcgaacgccatctccaagtccacaaaacacacgtagactggttgggcgaactcccagaaccctccaggacctgctgagggtgtagagctggtccagtgttccacgaccacaTTGCAGTTTTCCCTGACAttctttttagcattttgactTGGTTATTGTATGAATTTATTCTACTCTCAGATTGAGATGAATCAACCTGATAGAAAATGATTCTTATGCCAGTTTTAGCTCTGTACAAAACACCACCATTCAAATTCCTGTCTGGACATaacaaattgtatttattttgtagcaaTTACATTGCAGTAGcagtcataaaataaataatttaaccaAGGGTTTCTCTTTATAATTGTGGTGATTAAAAtgtacaagtaaaaaaataaacctttataATGAAATCACATCCATCAGTTTACATGtactctgattttatttttagcttggACGTTGGAAATGAAAGCTGAGCCTCTCCACTGACAGGTGAGGTTCAACATAAGAACAGGTCTAATTGTTTGGTCTCTGAGGCCGTAGATAAGGGAGCTCAGGCATTTAGGCaggaaaataacacaaacataaaGGACAATCTGCATGTTCACAGCTTGAATCCTGTCTAGATTACTCGAGATAACTATGAGCAATGAGTTGTGTATTGTTGAGGACAGTGTGAGgcccagctgcagcagatgcagcagcagagtCCTTCGCGCCTTGTTGGCTGAAGCTTTGTCTGTGGAGGCCGAGCGAGCTGCTACAATGATCCCAGTATAGGAGAAAATAACGGTTATACCACCTAGTACACACAGAAAATAGGTGACAgctctgttaaaaatgtcagaagctGGATCAGAAAACACACTGTCTTTACCACAGAAGTCTACCATTTGCATTTCCTTTacattgtaaaaagaaaatttaaaaattaggCTCAGTGCAACAATGACCCTAAGTGAACTAAAACaccaaatgaacaaaataaccACTCCTGTGTTTTTTGTAGTGATCAACACACTGTGTCTGAATGGAAAGCACACAGCTACGTATCTCTCTAGACACATAACCACCAGTGTGATGACAGAAACGCTGAGTGTGAGGCTGTTGAATGAAAGTAAAACCACACATACAGAATACAGCAGGGTTACTCTAAAGgtagacaataaaaacatggactGACTGTGTGCCAGCTGGACGGTGTCTGAAAACAGAAGGTTAAACAGTAGAATAAAACGAGACGTCTCTCGAAACGCCTCTTTACTCCTCAAGGTGTACAACATTGTCACATTGatgaaaagaaacacacagcatGGCAGCGTTGTCACCGTGGAAAAAAACGCCACTCCTAGGATTCCCTGACGCTGCAGATTAAAAGTTGTGTTCAACTGAGTTTGATTAGTGGAGGACATTTCAAGCAGATTAAACCCACATAGAtcttaaacagaataaaaactttgagaaattaattattgtaccaaaatacatatataatggTTATAATCCATATTGTTGCAGAGTTCACATAGTTAAGCCATCTGATATACCTGCTGTTCACCCTCGTTTACGTGGAGATGGTCTGCATGACGTCCCTGTTCTTCACTCTGTATTTATCTGATTAGATGTGAAACACCTGAGACTGCTGCGTGAAACGTAATTGACTAATGATGTTAGAACGTCTGCCCCTTATGTCTCCATGTCCagcataaatatttgtaaactgTAGGGTTTTGTAAAGGGCTATGCCTGttgtagttaaataaaataactttgacACTTCTCAGTAAGTTattggaaaaactttttaatatgattGGTCCTAGTCTTGGTTTTATACTTTCATATCCAAAGTTCTACAGAAACTTAATTTTGCCCAGCAACAACCACATGTAGAAAATAACTCTATTTTTGATAAATGCCAGTGACAACAACGTAGCACTGTGTATGCCTTACTAAAAATACTCGGTGACATTTCTGACAGCTGATGGGTCGGGCCCTGTAGTCTTGGTGTTGTTGGACCTCAGCTTTTGATACTGTTGATTACTCTGACCTTCTGTGTTGCGCAAAccattgttttactttatatGGTTAGTACTTAGATAAGATAAGGTAATTTTATTAGTCTCCCATAGGACACAATTATCTTGGAAGCAGgggcaaaactgcaacaaaacaacaaaataaataaaaacattaaaacaagaattACATAAGAGCACAAATATCAGATCGGCAGCACCATTTCCACTCACATACAATACATCCTCTACATGCTACTGGTGGTCATCGTCTGGACCTCCTGTTACTCTGTCCAGGCCCCACTAATCAGCCATTTATCAGGTTAATGGAGAGCAGTTCGAATGAATGTTTCAGACGGTTATATTTGCACAGgggaacccagaaccttcttccAGAGTTCATAAGAACATATACTGATGCAAACACATGTGACCCATCAGACAAAATGCTCTGAGCTTGTCTGATGGCGGCCTGATGGCGGCCTGATGGCGGCTTGATGGCGGCCTGATGGCGGCCTGATGGCGGCTTGATGGCGGCCTGATGGCGGCCTGATGGCGGCTTGATGGCGGCTTGATGGCGGCTTGATGGCGGCTTGATGGCGGCTTGATGGCGGCCTGATGGCGGCTTGATGGCGGCCTGATGGCGGCTTGATGGCGGCCTGATGGCGGCTTGATGGCGGCCTGATGGCGGCCTGACGGCGGCCTGATGGCGGCTTGATGGCGGCTTGATGGCGGCCTGATGGCGGCCTGTCGGCGGCTTGATGGCGGCCTGATGGCGGCCTGATGGCGGCTTGATGGCGGCCTGATGGCGGCCTGATGGCGGCCTGATGGCGGCCTGATGGCGGCCTGACGGCGGCCTGATGGCGGCCTGACGGCGGCCTGATGGCGGCCTGACGGCGGCCTGATGGCGGCCTGACGGCGGCCTGATGGCGGCCTGCTCAAACAGGTGCTGTGGGGAAGACAGATCCAGAGTGTTGATAATCTTACTGGCCATCTTCACCAGACtttgaatttgagtttttaattcaACAGTAAGATTTCCAAACCACCCAGTAACACCATATCTAAGGATGGACTCGACGGTTGCCCTATAAAAGATCAACATCATCGTTTTAGAAACGCCACAGAATCGAAGTCGACTAAGAAAATAGAGACGCTGGTGAACCTTTGCACATATATTTGTCACATGTGTCTGCCAGCTCAGATCGCCGTCTACGTACAAACcgaaatatttaaaagatgcAACATGTATCGCTGTGGGACTCTGGTCACTTATTGATTTAGGATCCAGAAATAATTCAACAGTTTTGGAGGTGTTTATCTGCACACCATAGAACAAACTTATCTACAGCAGCTTTATGACTGTCGGGATTCTCTGTTAAGAGACTCTGAATAACGGCATCGTCTGAAAACGTGAAGTTACTGTAGGTAacctttatgaaaatattttgtatatagtttttaaaactgttaattttGGCTTGACAGTAGAAAATGAGAGATAATCTCTCATTTTCTACCCTGAACTCCTCTGGCTCCTCCTGGTGGTCCaactgcagaaatgcaccactcccagtaagaaacaaccaatcacagccaggatgTATGTTTCACCAGTGTCAATCACTCTTATGTATGAGCTGCTCACAATATTCACCTGTCTAAGCAGGTGGTCAGCAGCATATGAGCTCCTCAGGGGATGGTTTCATTTTCACTCTGAATTGGTTCTCTCACTGATAATATACTAGAACATGTTGCCTGGATCCTGTGTCACGTATAAATGAAGAACATGGACCATCCTGAGTATTCTCCTCAGGAGACGGTTATAAAAcagtatcttcagtcagagctTCTTCATAAGTGCTTTAATACGGACGTTCATGTGTTCCTGTACAACTCCATGAAACTTGGATGATacgagttacaacatttaacaACATTCCCAACATTGGACCTGAAGTGttattgaactgaactgaaatctCACTTCCTTTCACAATCATACGACACAcctaatgtcaaaaaatgttttgtttaagaaagtgttttctaaattaaatcaaaaacatttttaagactgTATGTAAGCTTTCAATGCAGTGATGAGTTAATTGAACTATAGATTTATAACAGATGTCACACCGTAATGTAtagaataaaattactttataaattagtttttttaagcCTTAAACAGTCTGACAATGCTAAAAATGCACATATTAATGACAGCAAAATTTCACTCCTTCCAGTGTTACATGTGGTATAACTACAGTACAAAATTACAGAGAAACATGTAAAGCAGTGAATAATACATTTAACTATTAGAATATAattcaaatattacaaaaacatgtttgtgtaatatttgaatcaattttttcaattttttctttgaaaattgaTGCTGAACACACtaaatgttgctttgtgtttctgtgtctgatacgatgtaaagcacttcgaagtgtcttgctgctgaaatgtgcactacaaataaaatttgattgattgattaaacaaCATTCACAGACATTAATTAACCAGaactttgatttttctctcGGTTTGCACAGCAGGTTTTAAACCTGAGCCTCTCCACTGACAGCTAAGATTCAACATGAGGACGGGTCTGATAGTCTGGTCTCTGAGGCCGTAGATGAGGGAACTCAGACATTTGGGAAGAACAATtatacaaatataaagaaagacCTGGACACGCACAGCTTCAACTCTCCCCAGATTCTTTGAGATGGCTATAATCAACGAGTTGTATATTGTTGAGGACATTGTCAGGCCCATTTGCAGCAGATGCAGCAGCAGGGTCCGTCGAGCCTTGCTGGCTGATGCTTTGTCAGTGGAGGCAGAGTGAGCTGCTACAATGATCCCAGTGTAGGAGAAAGTGACAGTTACACCTCCgagcacaaacagaaaataagtgaAAGCTCTGTCATAAAGGGCAGACACCGGATCGAGAAACACACTCTCTTTCCCACAAAAATCCATCATCTCTTCGTGCTGCAGGTCttggaaagaaaactttaacattAAACTTAATTGTGCAATGACGTGTAATGAGCTGACACACCAAATAACACAGATAACCACTCCTGTGTTTCTGATAGTGATGATGGCACCGTGTCTCAAAGGATAGCATACAGCGACGTACCTTTCTAAACACATAATCACCAGTGTAACAATAGAGGCAGAGAGCGTTAAACTGCTGAAAGCTGTTAGAGCAGCACAGACAGGATACAACAGCGTCAATCTAAAAGAAGACAGCAGAAACATGGACTGACTTTGTGCCAGCTGGACAGTGTCTGCAAAGAGAAGGTTAAACAGCAGAATAAATCGAGACGTCTCCCGAAACACCTGTTTGCTTCTCAAAGTGTACAACATGGTCATGTTGATGAAGAGAAACACGGCGCACTGCAGTGTTGTCATGATGGAAGTTGTCAGTATCCCCACAAGCCCCTCACGCTGCAGACTTACAGTGGTGTTTAACTGAGTTTGATTAGTAAAAAACATGGCAAGCAAACACTAAAAATATGGGACTGTCCAACACACAAATAACACAGTGAGATACTCATGAATACACTTCATGTTAGAACAAAGATGGCTACAAAGATGTCCTAGATTTCTTTCCGTCAATATGCCTCCTTTACATGCACATAGTGCCAGATGTGATAGTTGAATCTTCCATCCTACACTATTTATCTGATCAGTGCAGACACACCCCTTGTGTCTCATTACTGTTACCTTCGTCATGTAGTACGAAGCTGTGATGTAAATGTCACTGAAAATAGCAAACAATCATTCATccattgaaaacaaataaacacaattgttagattattttcttcaagCAAAATGAGTTtaagtgtgttttatttcagcttttaatctTATATGTAAAGGTAAAGGAGTCTTTAAATAGTCTTTGCACTCTttagttctgtttttacttgttttgtcACCCCTAAATGATTCAGTCttgaacaaaaagacaaaacaattttttaaccaacggtaataataaaaaatgatatatatatatatatatatatatatatatatatatatatatacatatataagtGTAAAGGGCGAAGAGGTAGGCAACTTTCTGCAGTCAATCACTATAGACCTCCAAGCTTCATGTGGGCTTCAGATTAGCTCAAAAACAGTGTGAATAGAGCTTTATTGTCGAGGCGTCTTATCTGaactgtggccgcaaggttgttggtgcctgtcATGgtggcaaccctcgaacccgttggtggggggatgctgtcaggctgaagaagaaGTCCTGTCAGTCCTTTTTGGTCTGTGAGActctggaagcagctgatgggtactgATGGACGAAGCGGCATGTGGCTAAAGTGGTTACTGAGGCAAAAACTAAGGCGTGGGATGAGTTTGAAGAGGTCAAGGTGAAAGACTTCTGCACGGCTttgaggcgattctggtccaccatccgttGTCTCATGAAggggaagcagtacagcaccaacactgtttatagtGAGGATGGTGTGCTGCAGACCTGAACTCGGGACTgcccggtgggcagaatactgaagacctcctcaatcccaccaacatgccttccattcaggaagctgagcctggggactccaggttgggctctccaatctctggggtcgaggtcacTGAGGTGGTCAAAAAGATCCTTGGTGGCAGgaccccgggggtggatgagattcacccggagttccttaaggctctggatgttgtagggttgtgttggctgacGCGACTCTTCAATATTGCATGGaaatcgggggcagttcccctggattggcagattGGGGTGGTGGTGCCCCTATTCAAAAGGGGGACCAGAGTTTGGTGGAGGTGGGATTATGGTGTGGGGTTTATCAGAAGCTACCTTGGTTTCTAATTTAGCTTTGCTAGGAATGATCAAttaa
This window of the Gambusia affinis linkage group LG15, SWU_Gaff_1.0, whole genome shotgun sequence genome carries:
- the LOC122845286 gene encoding odorant receptor 131-2-like, with the translated sequence MFFTNQTQLNTTVSLQREGLVGILTTSIMTTLQCAVFLFINMTMLYTLRSKQVFRETSRFILLFNLLFADTVQLAQSQSMFLLSSFRLTLLYPVCAALTAFSSLTLSASIVTLVIMCLERYVAVCYPLRHGAIITIRNTGVVICVIWCVSSLHVIAQLSLMLKFSFQDLQHEEMMDFCGKESVFLDPVSALYDRAFTYFLFVLGGVTVTFSYTGIIVAAHSASTDKASASKARRTLLLHLLQMGLTMSSTIYNSLIIAISKNLGRVEAVRVQVFLYICIIVLPKCLSSLIYGLRDQTIRPVLMLNLSCQWRGSGLKPAVQTERKIKVLVN
- the LOC122845284 gene encoding odorant receptor 131-2-like, with the protein product MSSSNQTQLNTTFNLQRQGLLGVVFFSTVTTLPCCVFLFINVTMLYTLRSKEAFRETSRFILLFNLLFSDTVQLAHSQSMFLLSTFRVTLLYSVCVVLVSFNSLTLSVSVITLVVMCLERYVAVCFPFRHSVLITTKNTGVVICVIWCFSSLKDFMQLSLALKMFLHDVSPVQMQDFCGKENVFVDPASIIFNRAVTYFLCVLGGITVIFSYTGIIVAARSASTDKASANKARRTLLLHLLQLGLTLSSTMHNSLLIVISNNLDRVQAVNMQIVLYVCGIVLPKCLSSLIYGLRDQTIRPVLMLNLTCQWRGSAFISNVQAKNKVRGPVKQRI
- the LOC122845285 gene encoding odorant receptor 131-2-like, whose amino-acid sequence is MSSTNQTQLNTTFNLQRQGILGVAFFSTVTTLPCCVFLFINVTMLYTLRSKEAFRETSRFILLFNLLFSDTVQLAHSQSMFLLSTFRVTLLYSVCVVLLSFNSLTLSVSVITLVVMCLERYVAVCFPFRHSVLITTKNTGVVILFIWCFSSLRVIVALSLIFKFSFYNVKEMQMVDFCGKDSVFSDPASDIFNRAVTYFLCVLGGITVIFSYTGIIVAARSASTDKASANKARRTLLLHLLQLGLTLSSTIHNSLLIVISSNLDRIQAVNMQIVLYVCVIFLPKCLSSLIYGLRDQTIRPVLMLNLTCQWRGSAFISNVQAKNKIRVHVN